The region TGAATTTATCGCATGCGCACGAATTAAAAGAAATGCTTGTAAAGGGTGGTCATAAAATAAAATTTACGGGTCATTTTTACAATGAGTTTGTAGTGGAGCTAAACACTTCTGCCCAAGAAGTGATTGAAAAATTAGAAAAGCAAGGAATTGCTGCCGGTTATGATTTGGGGCAAATTTGCGATAGTCTAAAAAACTGCTTATTGGTATGTGTGACGGAAACCAAAACTGCAGAAGATTTGCAGAAATTTGCAGAAGCATTGAGGGGGTTTTAATATGCAAGAAATCATGAAAAAAAATACCTTAAGCATAGAAAAATCCGTTGTGGGGCGTCGTGGAATACGCTTTGAAAAAGCTGCCCTTGCTCCCCAAGATATCCTGCCAAAAGAACTTTTGCGTCAACACGCACCGAGACTGCCCGAAATGAGCGAATTGGATACAGTGCGCCACTTTACCAATCTTTCCCGACAGAACTATTGTTTGGATAGCCACTTTTATCCTTTGGGGTCTTGTACGATGAAATACAATCCCAAATCTTATGATGTTTTAAGCAGTCTGGAGGGCTTTGCTACGGCACATCCTTTTGCTCCGCAAACGGGGCTGCAGGGCACGTTGGAACTGCTGTATAACTTGCAAGAGTTGCTCAAAGAAGTGACGGGCCTGTCCGCTTTTACCTTACAGCCGGCTGCTGGCGCACATGGCGAATTGACGGGCATTTTGACGGCCAAAGCCTATTTTCAGGCACGTGGAGAACATCAACGTACGGAAGTCGTTGTCCCTGATACCGCACACGGCACCAACCCTGCCACCTCTAATATGGCAGGATATAAAGTTATAAATATCAAGTCCGGTGCTGATGGGTGTGTGGACAAGGAAGCATTGAAGAATGTTTTGTCTGAAAAAACGGCGGTAGTGATGCTGACCGTACCCAATACGGTGGGCCTTTTTGAAAAAGATATTTGCCAAATTGCCGAAATGGTGCATGCAGCAGGTGCTTTGCTCTATATGGACGGGGCCAATTTCAATGCCATTATGGGTGTGGCTAAACCGGCTTTATTTGGGGTAGATATGATGCATCTTAATTTGCATAAGAGTTTTGCCGCCCCTCATGGAGGCGGTGGACCCGGTTCCGGTCCGGTAGGAGTGGCAGCCCATTTGGCTGAGTTCTTGCCTAAGCCAACGGTGATGAAAAAAGACGGAAAATTTGTTTTGCAGGAAAATATGCCACGTTCTTTAGGCAAAGTCAAAGCCTTTTACGGTAATATTGCCGTATGCATCAGGGCTTATTGTTTCTTGCG is a window of Elusimicrobiaceae bacterium DNA encoding:
- the gcvPB gene encoding aminomethyl-transferring glycine dehydrogenase subunit GcvPB; this translates as MKKNTLSIEKSVVGRRGIRFEKAALAPQDILPKELLRQHAPRLPEMSELDTVRHFTNLSRQNYCLDSHFYPLGSCTMKYNPKSYDVLSSLEGFATAHPFAPQTGLQGTLELLYNLQELLKEVTGLSAFTLQPAAGAHGELTGILTAKAYFQARGEHQRTEVVVPDTAHGTNPATSNMAGYKVINIKSGADGCVDKEALKNVLSEKTAVVMLTVPNTVGLFEKDICQIAEMVHAAGALLYMDGANFNAIMGVAKPALFGVDMMHLNLHKSFAAPHGGGGPGSGPVGVAAHLAEFLPKPTVMKKDGKFVLQENMPRSLGKVKAFYGNIAVCIRAYCFLRQYDEKTLHQVAEQAVLNANYIRVLLRDYFPAFFDAPCMHECVLTLQKDKMNGIRTADIAKRLLDYGFYAPTIYFPLIVPEAMMIEPTETENKEMLDLFAEAMKAIFAEIVSQPQIVHDAPLQQPVKRIDEVSAAREPNLRW